The following are encoded in a window of Pseudalgibacter alginicilyticus genomic DNA:
- a CDS encoding SDR family oxidoreductase → MNRILITGGTGHLGRKVAKTLISQNYKVGVLSTKTFTPTKEDNITYYMGNLAENTGLKKATNNVDVVIHCASNPRDFQLVDVEGTKNLLKAIGSRAIKHFVYISIVGVDKSDYPYYQAKLEVENLVSNSGFPYTIVRTTQFHSFVVNLIQNFINETTDDKSILKIPKELKFQSIGTQEVAELLARISLESPKGLLPDFGGPKILSFEKMTDSYLKEFHPSWEIQTEMTNDIRHQLFRTGVNLSPNNTFGKEDWNTFIKTINYK, encoded by the coding sequence ATGAACAGGATTTTAATTACTGGAGGAACTGGACATCTTGGGAGAAAAGTTGCTAAGACCCTTATATCGCAAAATTATAAAGTAGGAGTTTTATCAACTAAAACCTTCACGCCTACTAAAGAAGACAACATTACGTATTACATGGGTAACTTAGCCGAAAATACTGGACTGAAAAAAGCGACTAATAATGTTGATGTTGTCATACATTGTGCCAGTAACCCTAGGGACTTTCAACTGGTAGATGTTGAGGGTACAAAAAATTTATTAAAAGCAATTGGTAGTCGTGCTATAAAACACTTTGTTTATATTTCTATTGTCGGGGTTGATAAGAGCGACTATCCTTATTATCAGGCAAAACTTGAGGTGGAAAACTTAGTGTCAAATAGTGGATTTCCTTATACAATTGTAAGGACTACACAATTCCACAGTTTTGTAGTTAATTTGATACAAAATTTTATCAATGAAACGACTGACGATAAGTCTATTTTGAAAATCCCAAAAGAGTTAAAATTTCAATCCATTGGTACGCAAGAGGTTGCTGAATTATTAGCAAGAATATCTTTAGAATCGCCAAAAGGTTTACTTCCAGATTTTGGAGGACCTAAAATACTTTCTTTTGAAAAAATGACTGATAGTTATTTAAAAGAATTCCACCCTAGCTGGGAAATACAAACGGAAATGACTAATGATATTCGGCATCAACTGTTTCGAACAGGCGTGAATCTTTCTCCAAATAATACTTTCGGGAAAGAAGATTGGAACACATTTATAAAAACAATCAACTACAAGTAG
- a CDS encoding helix-turn-helix domain-containing protein has protein sequence MNNSKHLGLKILEARKNINLSQAKLANIIAISPQAIGKWERGESMPDIIMLDKLAKVFDVDLNYFSNESNSSSHKVDLQQNSNKLLSNDSGIHSNNDYSSNWDMSSGNWVDADFSDLKNLKDKFSNSNMKRCKFIGSELSGLLLRGNNIDGCDFTDSEIKSSQIQNSQLINNEFQNCVLQGSEFSQNHIKNCNFSNANLSKIKLISGTFINIEVIKTVWNQTSFIKMYFENIVFEGNIDNCSFDNCRFKKVTFQNAVLTNTFYKGRKMKGVKFINCKADKMTYEFLKNAKADLKEVTLLSHKQL, from the coding sequence ATGAATAACTCAAAACATTTAGGTCTGAAAATTTTAGAGGCACGAAAAAACATTAATTTATCACAGGCAAAACTAGCGAATATAATAGCCATTAGCCCTCAAGCTATTGGGAAGTGGGAACGTGGTGAATCAATGCCTGATATTATAATGTTGGATAAATTAGCTAAAGTCTTTGATGTAGATCTTAACTATTTTTCTAATGAAAGTAATAGTAGCTCACATAAAGTCGACCTACAGCAAAATTCAAATAAGCTACTTTCAAATGATTCAGGTATTCATTCCAATAACGACTATAGTTCAAACTGGGATATGTCCAGTGGAAATTGGGTAGATGCAGATTTTTCAGATTTGAAGAACCTTAAAGATAAATTCAGTAACTCTAATATGAAACGCTGTAAATTTATCGGTTCTGAATTATCAGGTCTTCTATTAAGAGGTAACAATATTGATGGATGTGATTTTACAGATTCTGAAATAAAAAGCAGTCAAATACAAAACTCTCAACTGATAAATAATGAGTTTCAAAATTGTGTGTTACAAGGGTCTGAATTTTCACAAAACCACATCAAAAACTGTAATTTTTCAAATGCCAATTTATCTAAGATAAAGCTTATTTCAGGAACTTTTATAAATATAGAAGTGATAAAAACTGTTTGGAATCAAACCTCTTTTATTAAAATGTATTTTGAAAACATTGTTTTTGAAGGAAATATCGACAACTGTTCTTTTGATAATTGCAGATTTAAGAAAGTAACATTTCAAAATGCAGTATTAACCAATACTTTTTATAAAGGTAGAAAAATGAAAGGAGTTAAGTTTATCAACTGTAAAGCAGATAAAATGACTTACGAGTTTTTAAAAAATGCAAAGGCAGATCTGAAGGAGGTTACATTATTATCACATAAACAACTATGA
- a CDS encoding alpha/beta fold hydrolase translates to MNSLKIQSSKKYIKPWKGFISVEDTQLYLQDSGGLGPVIIYLNGSYANLKHWDRVIQELGSDYRHILYDERARGKSKKSKDYSFDACLRDLTAIIKARQIKNPILVGWSYGAILATHWVNKNPGVPRGIIAIDSAVPYGLTGEESQKRIYKLFNRLKWILPVIAPFGLAAKMSAKQHAEINIEINEISAKLEQTLLDINIPVWYVFASGESRGGEAHEFKAMRDSLNPLLKKNENLKVFKQVESNLEKILSKDYKTIGNAIQTLNKNIK, encoded by the coding sequence ATGAACTCATTAAAAATTCAATCAAGTAAAAAGTATATAAAACCTTGGAAGGGCTTTATATCTGTGGAAGACACTCAACTTTATCTTCAAGATTCAGGAGGTTTAGGCCCTGTTATTATTTACTTAAATGGCTCATATGCCAACCTCAAACACTGGGACCGTGTTATTCAAGAACTTGGCTCAGACTATCGTCACATTTTGTATGATGAACGTGCCCGTGGTAAATCAAAGAAATCAAAGGATTACTCCTTTGATGCTTGCTTGCGTGACCTGACAGCAATTATCAAGGCAAGACAAATCAAAAACCCAATATTGGTGGGTTGGTCATATGGAGCCATTTTAGCTACGCATTGGGTGAACAAAAATCCTGGAGTACCCCGTGGAATAATAGCAATAGATAGTGCTGTACCTTATGGGCTTACGGGTGAAGAATCTCAAAAGCGTATTTATAAATTATTTAATCGCTTAAAATGGATTCTCCCTGTAATTGCTCCATTTGGTTTAGCTGCAAAAATGAGTGCTAAACAACATGCGGAAATCAATATCGAAATAAATGAAATTTCCGCTAAATTAGAACAAACCCTACTAGATATTAACATACCTGTATGGTATGTCTTTGCATCAGGCGAAAGTCGTGGCGGAGAAGCTCATGAATTTAAGGCCATGCGAGACAGTCTCAATCCTTTGTTGAAAAAAAATGAAAATTTGAAAGTATTTAAACAGGTAGAGAGCAATCTCGAAAAGATTCTCTCAAAAGATTACAAAACGATAGGAAATGCAATTCAAACATTAAACAAGAACATTAAATAA